The sequence taattttttacttacatgtacactaccgttcaaaagtttagggtcacttagaaatttccttatttttgcaagaaaagcacagtttttttcaatgaagataacattaaattaatcagaaatacactctatacattgttaatgtgctaaatgacacaaatgtacaaatgtacattgtgtttgctaacggtgttagaaggctaattgatgattagaaaacacttgaaaacccttgtacaattatgttagccccgctgtaaacagttttgctctttggaggagctataaaactgaccttcctttgagctagttgagaatctggagcattacatttgtgggttcgaataaactctcaaaatggctagaaaaagagagctttcatgtgaaattcgacagtctattcttgttcttagcaatgaaggctattccatgcgagaaattgacaagaaactgaagatttcctacaacggtgtgtactactcccttcagaggacagcacaaacaggctctaaccagagtagaaagggaagtgggaggccccgctgcacaactgagcaacaagacaagtacattagagtctttagtttgagaaatagacgcctcacaggtcctcaactggcagcttcattaaatagtacccgcaaaatgccagtgtcaacgtctacggtgaagaggcgactccgggatgctggccttcagggcagagtggcaaagaaaaagccatatctgagactggctaataaaaggaaaagattaatatgggcaaaagcacacagacattggacagaggaagattagaaaaaagtgttatggacagacgaatcaaagtttgaggtgtttggatcacacagaagaacatttgtgagacgcagaacaactgtaaagatgctggaagagtgcctgacaccatctgtcaagcatggtggaggtaatgtgatggtctggggttgctttggtgctggtaaagtgggagatttgtacaaggtaaaaggaattttgaataaggaaggctatcactccattttgcaacgccatgccataccctgtggacagcgcttgattggagccaattttatcctacaacaggacaatgacccaaagcacacctccaaattatgcaagaattatttagggaagaagcaggcagctggtattctatctgtaatggagtggccagcgcagtcaccagatctcaaccccatagagctgttttgGGAGcatcttgaccgtatggtacgcaagaagtgcccatcaagccaatctaacttgtgggaggagcttctggaagcatggggtgaaatttctcccgattacctcagcaaattaacagctagaatgccaaaggtctgcaatgctgtaattgctgcaaatggagcattctttgacgaaagcaaagtttgaaggagaaaattattatttgaaataaaaatcattatttttaaccttgtcaatgtcttgactatattttctagtcattttgcaactcatttgataaatataagtgtgagttttcatggaaaacacaaaattgtctgggtgaccccaaatttttgaacggtagtgtatctagcTTCTACTTTTCTTCCAACTCAAACCGTAGTCATCACAGATTAAATCTGTTTTATAGAGTgtacagaggtgtaacttgaaggttttgagccctaatgcaaaatctgtgacCAGCCCCACCTTTTACTATATACCTGTTCTTCTTTTTAAGTATGTGGTGTGTGTAGTGTTTGTAAGAAGTCTGCTCATCGTTCATTCACCTAAATGCACCTGTCACATGCCTACAATTTTGATGCCTAATTTTGCACATAAAATTGCCACCTTTACAACGGCTCTGCACATTTGATATGGTTTGgaattaaaaatgtataatttattttGAAGGGAAATTAAGTGATATAATAAAACTAAAACGAAGGCATTAAATTACTAGTAATAACGAAATAAAGCATTTAACCTCAGATGAGCCAtattgtgtagaaatgtttttgtcaactaaagttttttttaaatgataggaCTTATGAGATTCTTTTATAAAAGCATTTGAGTGGGTAATTAAAGGttctctattattattattttatatatattttatttgcttGCTTTACAATATCCATGTTTGTCCAGGTTAAGAACCTGTTCCCATCAATGTTGTctctccgttgaggggttccgtctgagctttccgtcaggggaacccctcaacggaaaggcaaatgcaaATCTTAGCTGccttttgcatcatcattgatctaaatggtgacggaaacttttctaatgttttcagtttgtcaccgttgtgacagggttctgttgtttttgaCGTAATTAATAGCACAGTCGATTGAACTATtgattagcaacgtttccgtcaccattgagatcaatggtgatgcaaacagaagctaaagtttccgtttggctttccattgTGGGTTCCCCCAAagtaaacctcagatggaacccctcaatggaacaaaacaaaacttgtattaCTTGTTAGACCCGCTGGTGGGTGATAGCAGGGAATTGAAAACAGAGATGCATGCACAAACAAAAAATGATACACCAAGATGATATATTTCCTCTTCTGGACCTTATTGTTAGACATTTAAATTCTGAAGTAtaatctttaaggctatgttcacacctgtgttggtGTGTTCCTTTGTTCTGCTCAGTCGGAGGAACAGAACAAGGGAGTAACGGAAGCTACGGTtctgttgcacaacggacactgcCGGcagccaacagaacccattgactttattaaGTTTCATCGGGGTGTCCTTGATTTTAACTGGAGAAAATAGAACAgcatgctgtgctacagtctctgGTAATCAAGGCTGGATCTGCGACGTAGGtctctaacggagcctccaacgcagatgtgaacgaggccttagtagTATTCTGCAATTCATTGTACATAACGAAGAAGCTTACAGGTATAAATATTACCCCATTTTATCATTGTGACTGCCATAAATTGCAGCTAAGATGGAAAATGAAAGACTGTTTCTGTACCTGTAGACCTttttctatgtgtgtgtataaaagtTATAAACTTTACAACTCCTTTAACTCTTTTCTGAgttaagctggccatatacatGAGCACTAGTCCGATAGTTATTTCCCCCAACTCCATCCGATCTGACAGGGAAATGGGAATAATATTCTGTCATTCACCTCTAACAGCAGCCGTTGAGGACAGTTGGGAGGTTTCTGCCCATATGAAATTGCCAGCCGAACCAGTCCACAAAACCCCAGACACCCTGACCATAGGACCATATGGCTCCATGGAACCTAATTTATGAAGCAATCCCTTACATCAACACAAACTCACCTGGTGAACTGAAATAATTAAATCTAAGGTCCCACACACATGGCCGTGCCTATAATCACGGGCCGCAATTgcagccgcccgcattttcggcccgtgctcccatacaaagtataggagcgcggtttgtaaaaaaaaaaaaagaggacatgtcctatcttttgcggcacacttctatggcccggacaccgcaAATAAACAGGAAGGTGACCGTGGACATTAGAagagaatgggtccgtaattgcgaactgcaattgcggtccgcaattacagacgatttttacagtcgtgtgcatggggcctaatactttCCAATGTTATTTGATAATTGGAAAATGATGTCTAACACAATAAATTTAAAATCTAGGacctttttttaatataattataataatttttttgtttgcatATATATTTTGGGTCACATTTCCCCCTTTAGAAAAATCTCCTGTATGGTTGGTCTGACCTGTGGTTAGCTGCTGAAAGCATCTTGGAACAATTCAGTCATGATCACTGAAAGCTGTCAATCaagtatgaaaaaataaaaatgatgtccaAACATTACTTTTTTTAGCACCACTTTTACTTCAAAATTGTTTTATTAATGACCCCACTTTGAATAGGCAAATAGTTAAACATTATTCTGTGGATGTTTATAATAAATAGTGATAGAATAACAGAAGAGACAGATTGCATTACGTTAAGCAATATTATATTTCAGTCTATGAAGCTATTTAATATTGTATTAAAATATTTACAAATAGTGCAAAAAATATGTTTATTCCCTTCCACATAAAAGCAATAATCCTATTAAATATGCAATGAGTAGTAAAAGATTAGAAGGAAGAAAAATACATGCAGGTCTACCTAGGTAGTATACAGCATTAAATGACAAGGTCATTAACCGAGAGTGATCCAGACATGTTTATAAAATGAGACTGTCTAAAGTAAGAGAGTCAACAGAGTCAAAAGCAAATCATTTGATTCAATTGCCTTGAACTGCTACTTTTTGGCTTAagtatttcccataaaataacaaaccTGCAGCATGTGTTCCTATGTTATTAATCCTGGAAATGTAAGTTGACAACcacattaccattccccttgtcattaGGGTGTGTCCTTACACCGGCTGAAACTGTCAGAGCCTGGGACATTGCCTGGGAGCTCATTGACAGGGAGAATGGTAGCACCCAGCTGTcagtttatttatacatttccaagaggaataatagaggaacatcACAACTATATAGGCTTTATAATTGTTATTTAATTGGAAATGCAAGTATTTtctgaaacagacatgtcaggaggggtgataggtcctctttaaaagtgGGGAATACATAACCATGAACATAAAGCTGAATATGTTTTTCATCATGGTCTCCCATGAATAAGACAGTATGATGTACTAGTTTACCTAATCAAATGAAACATGGGTTTTTTTTGCATCTACAATAGTATAAGGTTTCTTTCACTTCCCCAGTGTCATTTGTTTTTGAGCCTTATCAGACATTCTGGCGTAATGCCTTAGGGAGTATCTTTTCTATTAACCCTATATAACAATGCATTTATTTAATAACCGCTAATAATAATTTTACAGAAAAACTTAAACATGGAGATATACTTTATTTTCACACGATACGTTATTATATATGGCATACAGTAAATCCTCAAAATGGGACAACACTTTTCTCGGAATAGCTAAATATATCGGATCTAGCTTTAACAATATTATCTGACATTTcgctatacagtgtgtgtatatatatatatatatatatatatatatatatatatatatacacaatgtatatatatatatatatatatatatttatataatctatatagatatatatatgtgtgcgtgcgtgcgtgcgtgcgtgcgtgtgtgtgtgtgtgtgtgtgtgtgtgtatacacaggtACCAGTTATTTCCCATAACTTTTGACTTTGAGTGTAAAACAGGTTATTTCTTTGTAAAGTTGCCTGACAAATAGGCCTTTGTGCCCCTAaagtttgcaatttttttttgttgttctggATAACCAATAAAGATATCACATTAAAAtactattgtttttgttattttaaacaAAAGTAATTCATatcacaaaggaaaaaaaatttattacgtTTAAATGGTCAAAATGGAACAACTCCTTTGCTCACAAATTCACTTGGCAGTTCAAGAAGCCTTGTATTGTGAACATGCAGTACTTAGACAATACCACAAGGTGTCCTCAGAACACAACCTAACACAAAGATCTTGCacctaaaatacattttaatatagaaataaattaaattaatagaAGACTTGATGTTGTTTTCAGGTCACACGCAATAGCCAATTTGTACCTTTTGTGATTTTAGTAATGACTAACAATCCCTAAATTGGAAAAACTAGAAATTTGCAGCAACATGTTTCCCTACTGCCATTTTTCCTTTCAAATGGGGAAGTTATATTAAAAACAATGTGATTTGTTTGAGTGACTGTCATAGACTAGACCCACAGTATTTGCCTCTTGTCTATGACATCATGATGGAGAAGTTCCCATGCTGGCAATTTGGGGGGATTCTGTTGAAATTACGATTCACAGGCTGTGGGGTAGGTACAGAGCTATAGGACATTTACTTCTTCCGCAGAACCATAAAAAGGACTGCAAGTATAAAGCTGAGGCAGAAACAGATCCATGCTAAAATGAAGCAATATGCATGGTACCAGCCTGTCATGCGTCCAAATCTGGCTGTGAAGATGGAAACTGCAATAAGAATACAGACGActgtaaagaaaaagaaaagtttgTTGTTAGATGACTGCATTTATGTCCCACTTTAATAGTTTAACATTCGTCATGTATTATAATAAATATTCTGGCTATGTGCCCTCTTGTGTCTGTCAAAGGTCATCTTTTTTTATATTAACTAAACTGAGAGCAAAGCCAAAAATGTGTCATTTTTATATCCATTTCTATATGTTTCACTTTTATTGCCAATCTCTCATTGTTGCATTTGTTATAACAATTCATTTctaacctgttttttttttttgttccaaacTACCAACGTTTTCACCTTTAACTTATAAGGGCTGTATGAGATTACAGAAAAGGGTCTGCTTTATTCCAGAAACactgccacacttgtccatgggctgtatcaGGTATTGCAGCTGAATTCTGCTAAAATTCTTCTATATTTATCCCGAGGGGATAAGTGAAGTGTGCCAAACCATGTGGCCAAGTTTATATTCTATTTACTTTTATCAATGATGACAGCCACCCTGGTTGTCATAAGAAGTAGACGAATGGTAGTCACACATATTCAACCTGTGTCCTAGTTAACACCAGGTCTTAACTTGTAAAATATATGTAGATTTCCAATAATAATATTCCTGTTGGCCACTTTGTCCATTGAAAAAAGAGCTATAGAATCTGAGAATAATTGCAGGGGCAGTGATTACAATTTTGTTTAGTTCGGTATTTAGCATCAAACAACTTTTTAAGAAGTCGCTAATAACCAGCAACAACTTTCTAATGGAGAGGATTAAAACTGATGTTTCATGAGCATTTTGTTGTCAGTTGAAATCTTGCAGAAATGGCAGACCAGATCAAAATAACTAAAACTAGCATGATCGCACGATAAAACTTTACTATGAGTCCTGCCCATTATGGTTGTGCATACTCACAGCAGATGAACATCAAAGCTCCTGTAATGTAAAAACGACATCCTTTCCCCAGTTTGAAGAGCTGTGCAATGAATGATATCAGTGCAAAACAGCAGAAGATAATGGCCAGGATCATGAAGGATTCCACCGCCTTCATAGCAGGTCCTGAAAGAGAGGAATAGTAGCAGTGGACTAGCATGATACGAGCGGCAGGATCTAGGGCcctacatcttggcattcatgatACTACTGTCTATATAGCTGATGATATACAATTATTTCATACTCTGTGGAATTTTCTAATAATATTATTTCTGTTATATATAactaaatataaattttattttgaATGCATTATGTTCATATTTAATTCTGGTATGTACAGAAATTCATGAGATCTGTATGAAAATTCTCATTCGTACAAATATTGGTAATTACATGGTATTTGAAAAACTATTTCCGAGGATGCATTCAGCAACCttatgtaaatgagacattagggcTGTGACCTTGATTCAGTTCAGCCCCAAATCTAGACATAGCTTACCTGGTTCTTCAGCTCAAATTTAAGGGAACAGATCAATAGTCACTTTCCTGCCCACATTACCACTCCAGAATTGGAATTGCTCTTTAGGGCACAGAAAAGGCGAGAATGCAAAGCAAGACTCAAACCATGTATTTATCCATCTCTTACTGCCAAAtgaaccatattttttttttaataaaagtaagaaTCTCTTCAAGACCTTTTTCATACAGTGCAATTTTAATGcagtgttttttgcatttttcccaGCCAAGACCAGGAGTTGATTATATGTTAGTCAGATAGATACATTCATGGCTTTTGTCCAGTTTTGCATTCTTGCCCTTTATGATCATAACACAGACAGGTTGAGGGAATTTACTGCCTGGCAACTTTATTAAAATGTCTGAGTTTGCTGGACAGTTTATCCCTAGCAATAAGACTGTCAGACGTGAAACGGCACTTCAACTGGACGTTACGTTGTGCTGACAGCTGAGAAGGACATGTGGACATCatgaacaatccctttaagataGTGAGTAGTacatgtattttttatgtatCCTGATAGGAACATTGTAACTTATAATTTGTAAGGTTTCATTTCCCTTCCTCTCCT is a genomic window of Rhinoderma darwinii isolate aRhiDar2 chromosome 7, aRhiDar2.hap1, whole genome shotgun sequence containing:
- the EMP1 gene encoding epithelial membrane protein 1, producing MLVILAAVFVVHIAVTIMLFVATISNVWLKDGTGLTSLGIWQLCSSGSCSSVLDNIGEQGPAMKAVESFMILAIIFCCFALISFIAQLFKLGKGCRFYITGALMFICFVCILIAVSIFTARFGRMTGWYHAYCFILAWICFCLSFILAVLFMVLRKK